GGAGGCGGTGCATCTGGCTCCGCTTCTCCGAGGAGAGCGACCGACCGTAGGCGTCCTTGTCCTTCCAGTCGATCTGTGTGGTCAGCCCCTTGTCGTGCATCGTCTGGGTCGTGGGGGCTCCGACGCGTGACTTGGACTGGCGTTCGGAGTGATTGAACGCCCGCCACTCCGGCCCGCGGTCGATGTTCTCGTCCTCGATGACGAGGCCACAGTCCTCGCAGACGAGTTCACCACCGCCGTCGCTAGATATGGACTCCGACTCACACTCGGGGCAGGTCTGCTGGCCCGTGCTCTCGGACTCCTCCTCGCGTTCCTCCTGGTCAGAATCCCGCTGGCGCGTCGGCCGTTCCATGTGTTCTTTTACGGAGAAAAGCCAATCACGTATAAATGTTTGGGCGAGACCAACAGTTTTGCCTGATCTGGATGCTGGCCGCGGATGCTAGCTGGAATAATCATGTTAAATTTAGCTAGAACTGTCTATGTTTCGAACGAGCGGTGGGTGTAACCGGCTGACACACCCGGTTCACACTCCGCGATGATGCTGGAGCGCGGACGGATCGGTAGCAGTCGACCGGCATATCGCGCTCTTTTAGTCCGGGACTCTCCCACTCTGACGTATGAGCAAGGTCAATATCGGGCTTCGTGGCTGGCGCTTCGACGAGGACGTACTCGGGCCGGACGGACGGGTCCGGCCGCTCAAGACGATGGAACCGGAAACCCGCCAGCGGCTGCTGGTGCTCGCAGAGCGGGTCGTCGACCCCTGTGACGCCTGCTGGCTGATTCACGGCGACGAAGACATCGAGCAGTGCAACGTCGCGGATGCTATTTACGGGGAGCCGATGGGCGAGGTGGTTGTCTGTTCGGACCACGAGACGGATTTCATCTACTGGTTCCGCGAGGAGGGCGGCGAGGCCCACGCTGGAGAGACGGACCTGGCCTCGGCCTTCCACGAGTGGTTCCTCGACGGGAACCGCGCCCCCGAGGGATATGTCGGCCTCGAACACGTCGAGGAGGACCCGACAGCGCTGCCGGAGGCCCCCGACAGGGACGAAGCGATTCCGGGACTCGAAGAGGAAGTCGAGCAGATGGACGAGGAAGACCTCGACACAATTGATATGGACCTGAGCGACCTGGACGTATGATTTCGGTCGCCGTCGTCGACGCGGAGACGCCGGGCAACGTCGGCACCATCGCCCGCTCGATGAAGAACTTCGGCCTGTCGGAACTGCTGCTCGTCGACCCGCCGGAGCTGGACCCCGACGGCGAAGCGTACGGCTTCGCCGGACAGGCCCGCGACGACATCCTCCCGAACGCCCGGACGGTAACGTTCGACGAGATCGTCGAGAACTACCACACCGTCGCCTGCACGGCGACGACGAACGAGGACCCCGCCAACCACGTCCGGTATCCGGCGACGACGCCGGCCGACCTTGCCGACTCGCTTCAGGATGTCGAGGGCGACATCTGCGTCGTCTTCGGCCGCGAACGGGTCGGGCTCTCGAACGACGAACTCGCACGGCTGGACGTCGTCTGCTCTATCCCGGCCAGCGCGTCGTACCCGGTGTTGAACCTCGGTCAGGCGGCCACCATCGTGCTCTACGAACTCCGCGAGCTAACTGTCGACGAGACCCAGCACCCCGAACAGCTGCACACGCTCGCCGCGACGCCGGCCGTCGAGGGGCTACACGAGGAGTTCGACCGCTTCCTCGGCGCTATCGGTCACCCCGAAGAGAAACAGCACAAGGCCCGGCGGCTGTTCCGCCGGGTGCTCGGGCGTGCACAACCCACTGGCCGGGAGACGAAGACCCTTCGCGGCCTGTTCCGGCAGGCCCGACAGCGAATCGAGCGTGCCGAAGACGACTGAGGGTCAGTCGAGCTTTTCAGACCCAGTGTCGGAGTCGAACAGCGCGCCGATGACGGCGTCGTGAGCCTTCCGCAGACGGTAGTGTAAGGTCGGCGCGGAGATGTCGAGTGTCTCAGCCAGTTCCTCGGCGGAACTCCCTCGCGGCCAGTCGTAGTAGCCGCGTGCGTAGCCAGTCTTGAGTGCGGCGGCCTGTTTCGGCGTCAGCCGGTCGCGTATCCGCGTCTGGAAATCCGTGGCCGTCGAGACTGGCTGGTCGACGTACTGCTTGCTCCGCAGTTCTGTCCCGGGCGCGATCTCTTGAATCGCCTCGACGACGGCGCGGACGTTGATGTCCGGTGCCATCTCCGCTGTGAACCGCAGGTCGCCGTCCGCTGCGACGGCCCGCCGCACGGCCCCGCCGTAATCTGCGAGCGTGTCGAGCGGCGATGCGGATATCTCGTCGAGCGCGACTTCGAGCAGGGGCGCTCGGTTCTCCGCCGCCGTTTCCACGACGGTACAGGACTCGACCGAGGGCGTCTCAGTGAGCGCCTGACACACCCGGTCAGTGTCCACACCGCTGATGCGAACGTAGTGGAGGCAGTTCCCGGAACTGGTCGGGACGCGCCGTTCGAGCGTAAACGAACAGTCGAGCATCGCTGAGAGGCCGGCGAAGGCGTCATCGGAGTCCGGCGTCAGGAATTCGAGTTCGACCGTTGTCGCCGCCAGCAGTGACTGCTGACTGTGGACTCGCTGGATAGAAAGCGCGATAAGTCGCCCTAGATCGGCCAGGATACTCGACTCACGACAGCCAATCGTGGCTTCTGTCGATGCATACACCATCAGGACGCCGTACGTGGTCTCGCCAGTTGTCAGGGGAACAGCCGCGACGGAGCAGCGGTCTGCGAGTAGTGGGCGGTCCATCCCGGTGTCCGAGGGCGTCGACACGTCGGTGATATCCTCGACGACCTGTACCTCGCCGGTGTCGATGGCATCGATGGCGAGACTGTGCTCGCCGGGCGAAATATGCTCCGGCGTTGCCGTGTCGATCCCAGCGGCGGCACTCAGTGTTATCCTCGTGGCACTCCCGCGGCTCCCGGCCCACACGGCCTGGTACAGGTCCGATTCAGTGAGATGCGTACACACTGCCGATTCGATTTCCTCACGCGTCTGTGTGTCCTGTAGCGCCTTCGCGATCTCTCTGCCCAGCACGTTGAGCCGCTGTGTCTGTTCGAGTTCGTCACGCTGTCGTTCGAGTTCGGCCTGTCGGTCTTTGTGCGCAGTGATGTCTCGGGCGACGAAAATGACGGTATCGAGGTCGTACGTGCGGCTTTCCAGCGGCGCGACCCGCGCCTCGAACCACCGCTTGCCACCGGGAAGCTGCAGTTTGTACTCCACAGATTGGAACGACCCGGTCCGCAGGGCTGCACGAACGGTCGCCAGTAGCGAATCAGCGGTGTCGTGGGGAAGAAACTCGTGTAGCGTCTGACCGACAAGCGTGTCCGTATCGTCGACCGTCACCATCGTCTCGGGATCTGTCGGACAGTCGAGAAATCGCCCTTCCGCATCAATGATGAAACTGGGGTCTGGGAGGGCAGTATTCAACGCGCTTCGCTGTTCCGTGTGGCGCTGTCGTTCGAGTTCGTACCCTGCCCAGTCCGAGAGCAACCGGACGAACGTCAGATCCCACTGCGTGAACACTGTCTCGCGTGGTTCCAGCCCGTAGAAGCAGAACGTCCCGTACACGGCCCCGTCGACGACGACGGGCGCGCCGATGTAGTTCGCGATTCCCCACTCCGGGTCAGCGAGGTCCGGCGCGTCCGCAGCAACGTCACTGATCGCGAGCGGTTCGCGGTGTTCGACGACGTGTCTGCAGTTCGGGAGGTCCTCGATGCTGGTCGTGCTGCCGGCTTCGAGGTCGGCAGTCGCCGGTGCAGCGACTGCCTCGAACACGTACTCGTCACCGTGGACCCGGGAGAGCGTCCCAAACGACGTATCGAGCGTCTCACAGCCGAGTTCTAGCAGCGCGTCGAGTTGTTCTGTGAATGTCCGGTTCGCGTCGGTACAGATATCGTAGGCCGCTTCGAGCACTGACTCCCGTTGCTTGCGGGCCGTGATGTCGATATGTGCGATGGACGCATACGTCTCCCCGTCGATAGTGAACGGGGCGGCGTACAACCGGAACCACCGTTGCGATGACGGGGCGTGACATGGATATTCAAGTTCGAACGTGGGTTGTTCGCCAGCGAGGACGGTTCTGATCCCGTCGGCTGCCTGTTGCCCGGTCGCGTCGTCAGCCATGTCAGCGACGTCGAAGTAGTTCACGCCCAGCGTATTCGGTGTCAGCTCTGTTCCGTTTGCCCGGCCGAACTCGCTCCACGTCTCGTTCGTCGAGAGGATCACCCCGGACTCGTCTACGATCGCAAACATGAGTGGTAGTGTATCCATGGCTGGCTCGTACAGGGCTGGGATATCATGGCCATCCATGACACTTGTGACCATGAGTCAAGTGTGGCGGCGAGCTACTTAACGCCCGGTGTCTAGTTAGAATAGTAATATTTTCTCGGGGAACACGTCTGTGGTGAATACTATGCAGAAATCGAACTCCAGAGCTCTATTCGGGCTGATTTGAACACAAACTTGGCAAAACAACTACCAGATATTCACATACTAACCAATTACCGATTGACCCAGATATATCACCCATGAATCCGATTCGTCCCGATTTATTCTAGGGGCCTAGAGAGAGTGCTTAGGACAGTTACCGCTGTATCGAGGCACAGGATACTCAACATCTCACTATGGATTCCACTGCCAATCCGGTTCGCGTCGAACTGTTCGTCCGGTCCCTCTGTCCGGGAGATGCAACGCAACAACAGAACTACCTGATTGACCGGTTACAGGCTCTCGAGGACGCGGGCTATATCGAGGATCTGTCGATATTAATCTGGGGGCGCCGGATCGAACCGCGGCTCGCACAGCGGACTGCGGAGGGACGACACCTGTTGGAGCGGCTTTCCATGTTCGAACAGTGGGAGCGCGACGCCGATGCCTCGCTTGCCGCCTTCGACTGGGAGCACCCGCTGACGAACATGGTTTCTGACGAATCGGTCAGCGTGATCACGCTGCCGACGCTTGCCCTCGCCGAATACGTTGATGATGACCTCACGCACGTCGCCCCCTGTACGCGGGATGGAACGGTCCACCGCGTCACCGACCGTGTCAACCGTCTCGCGGATGCCGCAGACCTAGCCGACAAACTCGAGCACGAGCGTACCGTGGTACAATAGCGTTCGAACCGCCCCAAACCTGCCACGATAGCTGTCCCCATCCAGCACCATACCAATCAAAATGAATACGAAACAAACTGAGATCCCCGACTCGCTTCCGCTGGACGACCGACTGTCGCTCCTGTCGTCGCACTACCGGCGGTACCTCCTGTACGGGCTTTCACAGTACACGACGCCGGTTTCACTAGCCGTACTCACGGATACGGTGACCGAATTCGAACACGGGACACCGGCCGAACAGCACCGCGACGAGCGACTCAAGATTTACACGGCCCTCTATCACAACCACCTTCCGCGGCTGGTCGATGCCGGTGTCGTCCAG
The genomic region above belongs to Haloarcula hispanica ATCC 33960 and contains:
- a CDS encoding RNA methyltransferase produces the protein MISVAVVDAETPGNVGTIARSMKNFGLSELLLVDPPELDPDGEAYGFAGQARDDILPNARTVTFDEIVENYHTVACTATTNEDPANHVRYPATTPADLADSLQDVEGDICVVFGRERVGLSNDELARLDVVCSIPASASYPVLNLGQAATIVLYELRELTVDETQHPEQLHTLAATPAVEGLHEEFDRFLGAIGHPEEKQHKARRLFRRVLGRAQPTGRETKTLRGLFRQARQRIERAEDD
- a CDS encoding bacterio-opsin activator domain-containing protein, with protein sequence MVTSVMDGHDIPALYEPAMDTLPLMFAIVDESGVILSTNETWSEFGRANGTELTPNTLGVNYFDVADMADDATGQQAADGIRTVLAGEQPTFELEYPCHAPSSQRWFRLYAAPFTIDGETYASIAHIDITARKQRESVLEAAYDICTDANRTFTEQLDALLELGCETLDTSFGTLSRVHGDEYVFEAVAAPATADLEAGSTTSIEDLPNCRHVVEHREPLAISDVAADAPDLADPEWGIANYIGAPVVVDGAVYGTFCFYGLEPRETVFTQWDLTFVRLLSDWAGYELERQRHTEQRSALNTALPDPSFIIDAEGRFLDCPTDPETMVTVDDTDTLVGQTLHEFLPHDTADSLLATVRAALRTGSFQSVEYKLQLPGGKRWFEARVAPLESRTYDLDTVIFVARDITAHKDRQAELERQRDELEQTQRLNVLGREIAKALQDTQTREEIESAVCTHLTESDLYQAVWAGSRGSATRITLSAAAGIDTATPEHISPGEHSLAIDAIDTGEVQVVEDITDVSTPSDTGMDRPLLADRCSVAAVPLTTGETTYGVLMVYASTEATIGCRESSILADLGRLIALSIQRVHSQQSLLAATTVELEFLTPDSDDAFAGLSAMLDCSFTLERRVPTSSGNCLHYVRISGVDTDRVCQALTETPSVESCTVVETAAENRAPLLEVALDEISASPLDTLADYGGAVRRAVAADGDLRFTAEMAPDINVRAVVEAIQEIAPGTELRSKQYVDQPVSTATDFQTRIRDRLTPKQAAALKTGYARGYYDWPRGSSAEELAETLDISAPTLHYRLRKAHDAVIGALFDSDTGSEKLD
- a CDS encoding HTH domain-containing protein, which codes for MDSTANPVRVELFVRSLCPGDATQQQNYLIDRLQALEDAGYIEDLSILIWGRRIEPRLAQRTAEGRHLLERLSMFEQWERDADASLAAFDWEHPLTNMVSDESVSVITLPTLALAEYVDDDLTHVAPCTRDGTVHRVTDRVNRLADAADLADKLEHERTVVQ
- a CDS encoding DUF7344 domain-containing protein; translation: MNTKQTEIPDSLPLDDRLSLLSSHYRRYLLYGLSQYTTPVSLAVLTDTVTEFEHGTPAEQHRDERLKIYTALYHNHLPRLVDAGVVQYNQSEDMVDIGPNAPALVPLLESTIEHDLSASGNGLSSNAVDIDSLRPERSN